One Halorientalis litorea DNA segment encodes these proteins:
- a CDS encoding enoyl-CoA hydratase/isomerase family protein — MEPVTDLSNEDLTVSESEDGLVLRATIDRPEERNALNQNVIGGLLDTFERADEGETRVVVVRGAGGTFCAGGDIKSMAGAIGQGSQAYREGFAGMKDLIETAVDTAALTVAAVEGYCLAGGMGLAGACDVVVASEEATFGTPEVDIGIFPAQALVPIMRTVNEKQALKLLFTGEHIDAEKAHEIGFTTDIVPADEFEDELDGIVDDLVTPSAFMIEMGKEAFYNQREMNFSESLDYMREMVTLLAMSDDAEAGFNAYLTDSQPDWKGRPDDEE, encoded by the coding sequence ATGGAACCAGTCACAGACCTATCAAATGAGGACCTCACCGTCTCGGAGAGCGAGGACGGCCTCGTCCTCAGGGCGACGATAGACCGCCCCGAGGAACGCAACGCACTGAATCAAAACGTCATCGGTGGCTTGCTCGACACCTTCGAGCGCGCCGACGAGGGGGAGACGCGTGTTGTCGTCGTCCGCGGTGCTGGCGGCACGTTCTGTGCGGGGGGCGACATCAAGTCGATGGCGGGAGCCATCGGCCAAGGGTCCCAAGCCTACCGGGAGGGGTTCGCGGGCATGAAGGACCTCATCGAGACAGCCGTCGACACGGCGGCACTGACCGTCGCCGCCGTCGAGGGCTACTGTCTGGCCGGGGGTATGGGGCTCGCCGGGGCGTGTGACGTGGTGGTCGCCTCCGAGGAAGCCACATTCGGCACGCCGGAGGTCGATATCGGCATCTTCCCCGCGCAGGCACTCGTCCCCATCATGCGGACGGTCAACGAGAAGCAGGCACTGAAGTTGCTGTTCACCGGCGAACACATCGACGCCGAGAAAGCCCACGAAATCGGGTTCACGACGGACATCGTGCCCGCCGACGAGTTCGAGGACGAACTCGACGGGATCGTCGACGACCTCGTGACGCCCTCCGCGTTCATGATAGAGATGGGGAAGGAAGCGTTCTACAACCAGCGTGAGATGAACTTCTCGGAGTCGCTCGACTACATGCGCGAGATGGTGACGCTGCTGGCGATGAGCGACGATGCCGAGGCGGGGTTCAACGCCTACCTCACCGACTCGCAACCGGACTGGAAGGGACGACCGGACGACGAAGAGTAA
- a CDS encoding 3-keto-5-aminohexanoate cleavage protein — MTYETQDSIKGNDPDRAIISAALTGALTTRDQCESIPYTPEEIAEDAAAAREAGAAIAHIHARTENGTPSFEPEVYGEIYDEVRDRTDILINFSTGSTFDNLEKRLTYIEEIQPDIAALNMGSMNYAKYSESRDDFVFDMVFENSFDEIRELLRTMQDAGVKPEMECFDTGHINNAQPILKKGELNRPMDINLVMGVLGGIPATVDNLAHQVRQLPEDTNWQTTPIQEDQWPLTAASLAMGGNIRVGLEDNFYLPNGEMAEGNAELVEKAAEMVHNVGREPATPDEAREIMQLD, encoded by the coding sequence ATGACCTACGAAACACAGGATTCCATCAAAGGCAACGACCCCGACAGAGCAATTATCTCTGCGGCCCTGACGGGCGCGCTGACGACCCGTGACCAGTGTGAGTCGATTCCGTACACGCCCGAGGAAATCGCAGAGGACGCCGCCGCCGCACGAGAAGCGGGTGCGGCCATCGCGCACATCCACGCGCGCACCGAGAACGGCACCCCGAGCTTCGAACCCGAAGTGTACGGGGAGATATACGACGAGGTGCGCGACCGGACGGACATCCTCATCAACTTCTCGACGGGGTCGACGTTCGACAACCTCGAAAAGCGACTCACCTACATCGAGGAGATTCAGCCGGACATCGCCGCGCTGAACATGGGGTCGATGAACTACGCGAAGTACTCCGAATCGCGGGACGACTTCGTGTTCGACATGGTGTTCGAGAACTCTTTCGACGAGATACGGGAACTCCTGCGGACGATGCAGGACGCGGGCGTCAAACCCGAGATGGAGTGTTTCGACACCGGCCACATCAACAACGCACAGCCCATCCTCAAGAAGGGAGAGCTGAACCGCCCGATGGACATCAACCTCGTGATGGGTGTGCTGGGCGGGATTCCGGCCACGGTCGACAACCTCGCACACCAAGTGCGGCAACTCCCCGAGGACACGAACTGGCAGACGACGCCGATTCAGGAGGACCAGTGGCCGCTGACCGCCGCCTCGCTGGCGATGGGAGGGAACATCCGCGTCGGCCTCGAAGACAACTTCTACCTCCCGAACGGCGAGATGGCCGAGGGCAACGCCGAACTCGTCGAGAAGGCCGCCGAGATGGTCCACAACGTGGGCCGGGAACCCGCGACGCCGGACGAAGCCCGCGAGATAATGCAACTGGACTGA
- a CDS encoding MTH865 family protein translates to MVDKDDLRQQMVDAFEGADYPISSPMDLVPALPDGPSTTFESGDFSMTAMELNTKLGGGEFPYDSAEDFVDDIMEELEDQDLV, encoded by the coding sequence ATGGTTGACAAAGACGACCTCCGTCAACAGATGGTCGACGCGTTCGAGGGTGCCGACTACCCGATTTCGAGTCCGATGGACCTCGTTCCGGCACTTCCGGACGGTCCCTCCACGACGTTCGAGTCCGGCGACTTCTCGATGACTGCGATGGAACTGAACACGAAGTTGGGCGGCGGCGAGTTCCCCTACGACAGCGCGGAAGACTTCGTGGACGACATCATGGAAGAACTCGAAGACCAGGACCTCGTCTGA
- a CDS encoding class I adenylate-forming enzyme family protein translates to MEYYDGEPLRHMGDLPAMAAHRYGPKTAFEGFGQERTYGEVDERANKVANVLVDEGVEPGDRVGLFIPNTLQFPESYFGAIRAGAVPVPLNLRMDPNTLVYVVQNAEADHIIGSPLLPEEVQNLASAAEVGTLLLPGVSDDGVVNYSHAVEEASTEFDRPERDYDDVACQPYTSGTTGDPKGVLLTHENLLSTIESYDAGGLAVDPDDSILLVLPLFHIYALNAIMGSYLYNGGTMHLQPRPEAVPMLDALEQHEITQFAGVPAMYTMMWREYRENPEEYDLSSLQQVTCAAAPLADEVRRTIEDAWDIPMGEGWGMTETAPAGTLEPLRGVRKEAGCIGTVLDNIDIKLVDPETRETKVSTDQLEPRVDPDIDFEDEDAVTGEIAIRGPNVFEGYFKLPEKTEQVFDDEGFFYTEDIARVDEDGYFWMVDRADDMIIAGGENIYPAEVEDALYEHPDVEEAAVVGAPHEIKGEAPVAFVVVQEGSDLTEGDLREFSLEHVATYAHPRRIFVVDELPRSATQKVQRYKLEEAADERLDGPLQPSDEEL, encoded by the coding sequence ATGGAGTATTACGACGGCGAACCACTCCGACACATGGGGGACCTGCCAGCGATGGCGGCCCATCGGTACGGCCCGAAAACCGCATTCGAGGGGTTCGGACAGGAACGGACGTATGGGGAAGTCGACGAACGCGCCAACAAGGTGGCCAACGTACTGGTAGACGAGGGGGTCGAACCCGGTGATAGGGTGGGGCTGTTCATCCCGAACACGCTCCAGTTCCCGGAGTCGTACTTTGGAGCGATTCGGGCCGGGGCCGTCCCGGTGCCGCTGAACCTGCGGATGGACCCCAACACGCTGGTGTACGTCGTTCAGAACGCGGAGGCCGACCACATCATCGGGTCGCCACTCCTGCCAGAGGAAGTGCAGAACCTCGCGTCGGCGGCCGAAGTCGGGACGCTCCTCCTCCCGGGCGTCAGCGACGACGGCGTGGTCAACTACTCACACGCCGTCGAGGAGGCCAGCACCGAGTTCGACCGGCCGGAGCGAGACTACGACGACGTTGCTTGCCAGCCCTACACTTCCGGGACAACGGGCGACCCGAAGGGCGTTCTGCTGACCCACGAGAACCTGCTCTCGACCATCGAGTCCTACGACGCCGGCGGATTGGCCGTCGACCCCGACGACAGCATCCTGCTCGTCCTCCCGCTGTTCCACATCTACGCCCTCAACGCCATCATGGGGAGTTACCTGTACAACGGGGGGACGATGCATCTCCAGCCACGGCCGGAGGCGGTGCCGATGCTCGACGCCTTGGAACAACACGAGATAACGCAGTTCGCTGGCGTCCCGGCGATGTACACGATGATGTGGCGGGAGTACCGCGAGAACCCCGAGGAGTACGACCTCTCCTCGCTCCAGCAGGTGACGTGTGCGGCCGCACCGCTTGCCGACGAGGTGCGCCGGACCATCGAGGACGCGTGGGACATCCCGATGGGCGAAGGCTGGGGGATGACCGAGACAGCCCCCGCGGGGACGCTCGAACCGCTCCGGGGCGTCCGCAAAGAGGCCGGGTGTATCGGGACGGTACTCGACAACATCGACATCAAACTCGTCGACCCGGAGACCCGAGAGACGAAAGTCTCGACCGACCAACTCGAACCGCGCGTCGACCCGGACATCGACTTCGAGGACGAGGACGCCGTCACCGGCGAAATCGCCATCCGCGGTCCCAACGTCTTCGAGGGGTACTTCAAACTCCCCGAGAAGACCGAACAGGTGTTCGACGACGAGGGGTTCTTCTACACGGAGGACATCGCCCGTGTCGACGAGGACGGCTACTTCTGGATGGTCGACCGCGCCGACGACATGATAATCGCCGGCGGCGAGAACATCTATCCCGCGGAGGTCGAGGACGCACTCTACGAACACCCGGACGTGGAGGAGGCCGCCGTCGTCGGCGCGCCTCACGAAATCAAGGGCGAGGCACCCGTTGCTTTCGTCGTCGTTCAGGAGGGAAGCGACCTGACCGAAGGGGACCTCCGGGAGTTCTCGCTCGAACACGTCGCGACGTACGCGCACCCGCGCCGCATCTTCGTCGTGGACGAACTGCCACGAAGTGCGACCCAGAAGGTCCAGCGGTACAAACTGGAGGAGGCGGCCGACGAACGACTCGACGGGCCGCTACAGCCCTCGGACGAGGAGCTATAG
- a CDS encoding acyl-CoA carboxylase subunit beta translates to MDIHVDTDADEETARVIATAVAEHLGRPVEIVDESGGRVAADEDEWTESGALVTEREEQIREEIQEIMEGGPERGHDKIEDLGKMFVRDRLDMLFDEVAYEDGTFARHTDDDTLSADGLLTGVGRIDGRDVFFTANDYTVKAGSLGQMGVEKEIRLSERAAEAGAPIVRLIDSTGARLSADEREEGDTHMDRYRGGKMFYNQCLHSGQIPQIGVLYGPDIAGSAYTPVFCDFLIMVDDISGMAIASPRIVEAMTGESTDMDGLGGPEVHAKHSGSADLVVPDEETAVEAVKQLLSYLPQKYDEPNPRQEPQPPIKNPKGLDQVIPDDPNVAYDVHEVIDRVVDRESFFETKAEFAPEIVTGFARMGGRPVGIVANQPEHVSGAIFPDSAEKAAEFIWTCDAYEIPLVYLCDTPGFMVGSKVEKEGILQRGRKFIYATSNAQVPKFCVITRKAYGAGIYAMCGPSFGPDATLALPSAEISVMGPDAAVHALFGGQLEEMEGEAREAFIESAKQEFEKYVDVRKQASKMQVDELLPAGDLREQLLARLSAFENKRRRDPDRHHGTILF, encoded by the coding sequence ATGGACATCCACGTCGACACCGACGCGGACGAGGAGACGGCCCGCGTCATCGCCACGGCCGTCGCCGAACACCTCGGCCGACCGGTCGAAATCGTCGACGAGAGCGGCGGCCGGGTCGCCGCCGACGAGGACGAGTGGACTGAAAGCGGAGCCTTGGTCACGGAGCGAGAGGAGCAAATCCGCGAGGAGATTCAGGAAATCATGGAGGGTGGTCCCGAGCGGGGCCACGACAAAATCGAGGACCTCGGGAAGATGTTCGTCCGGGACCGCCTCGACATGCTCTTCGACGAGGTGGCCTACGAGGACGGAACCTTCGCCCGACACACCGACGACGATACCCTCTCGGCGGACGGCCTGCTCACGGGTGTCGGCCGCATCGACGGCCGCGACGTGTTCTTCACCGCCAACGACTACACGGTCAAGGCAGGGTCACTCGGCCAGATGGGTGTCGAAAAAGAGATACGCCTCTCCGAACGCGCCGCCGAAGCGGGCGCACCCATCGTCCGCCTCATCGACTCGACGGGGGCACGGCTGAGTGCCGACGAACGGGAGGAGGGCGACACGCACATGGACCGCTATCGGGGCGGGAAGATGTTCTACAACCAGTGTCTCCACTCGGGACAGATTCCCCAAATCGGGGTCCTCTACGGCCCCGACATCGCCGGGTCTGCCTACACGCCCGTCTTCTGTGACTTCCTCATCATGGTGGACGACATCTCGGGGATGGCTATCGCCTCGCCGCGCATCGTCGAGGCGATGACCGGGGAGAGTACCGACATGGACGGCCTCGGTGGGCCGGAGGTCCACGCCAAACACTCCGGGAGTGCCGACTTGGTGGTGCCCGACGAGGAGACGGCCGTCGAGGCAGTCAAACAACTGCTCTCCTATCTCCCGCAGAAGTACGACGAGCCGAACCCTCGACAGGAACCACAGCCACCCATAAAGAACCCCAAGGGCCTCGACCAGGTCATCCCCGACGACCCGAACGTGGCCTACGACGTGCACGAGGTCATCGACCGCGTGGTCGACCGGGAGTCCTTCTTCGAGACGAAAGCGGAGTTCGCGCCCGAAATCGTCACCGGGTTCGCCCGGATGGGCGGCCGGCCGGTCGGCATCGTCGCCAACCAACCGGAACACGTCTCGGGTGCCATCTTCCCGGACTCGGCCGAGAAGGCCGCCGAGTTCATCTGGACCTGTGACGCCTACGAGATTCCGCTCGTCTACCTCTGTGACACGCCCGGCTTCATGGTCGGGTCGAAAGTCGAGAAGGAGGGCATCCTCCAGCGTGGCCGGAAGTTCATCTACGCCACCTCGAACGCACAGGTGCCGAAGTTCTGTGTCATCACGCGCAAGGCCTACGGTGCGGGTATCTACGCGATGTGTGGCCCCTCGTTCGGCCCGGACGCGACGCTCGCCCTCCCCAGTGCGGAAATCTCCGTGATGGGGCCCGACGCCGCCGTCCACGCGCTCTTCGGCGGTCAGTTAGAGGAGATGGAAGGCGAAGCCCGCGAGGCGTTCATCGAGTCCGCGAAACAGGAGTTCGAGAAGTACGTCGACGTTCGCAAGCAGGCCTCGAAGATGCAAGTCGACGAACTCCTGCCCGCGGGTGACCTCCGCGAGCAACTCCTCGCCCGTCTCTCGGCCTTCGAGAACAAACGCCGCCGCGACCCGGACCGCCACCACGGGACGATTCTGTTCTGA
- a CDS encoding DUF7501 family protein — MGEQTTAAVPTTWSDPNVCPFCEMHLDSPGAGFMDHLKSNPTCEAGFEQWRGNINSDIRGGWSG; from the coding sequence ATGGGGGAGCAAACAACTGCTGCCGTGCCGACGACGTGGAGTGACCCGAACGTCTGCCCGTTCTGTGAGATGCACCTCGACTCGCCGGGTGCCGGTTTCATGGACCACCTGAAGTCCAACCCCACGTGTGAGGCTGGCTTCGAACAGTGGCGTGGTAACATCAACAGCGACATCCGTGGCGGCTGGTCAGGCTAG